The following are from one region of the Sphingomonas sp. J315 genome:
- a CDS encoding inositol monophosphatase family protein, with translation MVSHSGLITVIERAARKAGPRLRRDFNEVQQLQVSRKGPADFVSMADKRAEDSLIEELRKARPDWGFLVEERGVIAGDPDKPRWIIDPLDGTTNFLHGIPHFCMSIAVEDPHGPQGKPEITHGYVYQPITDESFWAEKGRGAWLQGQRLRVSSRRDLADALIATGIPFLGHGNFAEWSRIFGAVAPEVAGIRRFGSAALDLAWVAAGRYDGFWESGLKPWDTAAGILLVKEAGGFVTDFRGTDNAHAKGEILAATDAIHSKLHKLLAGSLR, from the coding sequence ATGGTTTCCCATTCCGGCCTCATCACCGTCATCGAGCGTGCCGCGCGCAAGGCGGGGCCGCGGCTGCGGCGTGACTTCAACGAAGTCCAGCAGCTGCAGGTCAGCCGCAAGGGGCCGGCGGACTTCGTGTCGATGGCCGACAAGCGCGCCGAGGACTCGCTGATCGAGGAACTGCGCAAGGCGCGGCCCGACTGGGGGTTCCTGGTCGAGGAGCGCGGCGTGATTGCTGGCGATCCGGACAAGCCGCGCTGGATCATCGATCCGCTCGACGGCACCACCAACTTCCTGCACGGCATCCCCCATTTCTGCATGTCGATCGCGGTCGAGGATCCGCATGGGCCGCAGGGCAAGCCCGAAATCACGCATGGCTATGTCTATCAGCCGATCACCGATGAAAGCTTCTGGGCCGAAAAGGGCCGAGGCGCGTGGTTGCAGGGCCAGCGGCTGCGCGTTTCGTCACGCCGCGACCTCGCCGATGCGCTGATCGCCACCGGAATCCCGTTCCTGGGCCATGGCAATTTCGCGGAGTGGAGCCGCATCTTTGGCGCGGTCGCCCCCGAAGTCGCCGGCATCCGCCGCTTCGGCTCGGCCGCGCTCGACCTCGCCTGGGTTGCCGCCGGTCGCTATGACGGCTTCTGGGAAAGCGGCCTCAAGCCCTGGGATACCGCAGCGGGCATCCTGCTGGTCAAGGAGGCTGGCGGCTTCGTCACCGATTTCCGTGGCACCGACAATGCCCATGCGAAGGGCGAGATTCTCGCCGCGACCGACGCGATCCATTCGAAGCTGCACAAGCTGCTCGCCGGATCGCTGCGGTGA
- a CDS encoding murein hydrolase activator EnvC family protein — translation MSRLRIVLWLLGGCAVALIAFLAATIRVVEPSAADARPSQIAKPTPAPAPVVAHGPGLIVPVYGVPRSALRGNWGEARGGGTRAHQGIDIMASANTPVIAAADGRVEKLFYSNGGGGITLYQRSTDGGWMYYYAHLAGYAEGIAEGRVLRAGETLGYVGDTGNAGAGNYHLHFGIARMAPGERWHQGTPVDPYPLLAGSRVDR, via the coding sequence ATGAGCCGGCTGCGGATCGTTTTGTGGCTGCTGGGAGGTTGCGCGGTCGCCCTGATCGCTTTCCTCGCCGCGACGATCCGGGTGGTCGAGCCGAGTGCCGCCGACGCCCGCCCATCGCAGATTGCGAAGCCGACACCAGCCCCCGCCCCGGTCGTCGCTCACGGCCCCGGTCTGATCGTTCCTGTCTATGGCGTCCCGCGCAGCGCGTTGCGCGGCAATTGGGGTGAGGCGCGCGGCGGGGGGACGCGGGCGCACCAGGGGATCGACATCATGGCATCGGCGAACACCCCGGTGATCGCTGCGGCCGACGGGCGGGTGGAGAAGCTGTTCTACTCGAACGGCGGCGGGGGCATCACCCTCTACCAGCGCTCAACCGATGGCGGGTGGATGTATTATTATGCCCACCTTGCCGGCTATGCGGAGGGAATCGCCGAGGGGCGGGTGCTGCGCGCGGGCGAGACGTTGGGCTATGTCGGCGACACCGGCAATGCCGGGGCGGGCAATTACCACCTACATTTCGGCATCGCGCGCATGGCACCGGGCGAGCGCTGGCATCAGGGGACGCCGGTGGACCCGTATCCGCTGCTTGCCGGATCGCGCGTAGATCGCTAA
- a CDS encoding NAD(P)H-dependent oxidoreductase subunit E: protein MADANAIEDTPELRARWGGFAWTAENAKKAATIRARYPEGRQMSCTIPYLDLAQRQVGAETDTQGWLPIPVIEFVARELDMAVIRVLEVATFYTMFNLQPVGKYHVQVCGTTPCWLRGSDEVFAACKNRGMAKGKTTPDGLFTLTEVECMGNCASAPMVQINDDNFEDLNYDRTVAILDALAQGKSPKAGTQEPGRHTVEPLGGPTTLTAMVSENHDYRSEW from the coding sequence ATGGCTGACGCAAACGCAATCGAAGACACGCCGGAACTCCGCGCACGCTGGGGCGGGTTCGCCTGGACGGCGGAGAACGCCAAAAAGGCGGCGACCATCCGCGCGCGCTATCCCGAGGGGCGGCAGATGAGCTGCACCATCCCCTATCTCGACCTCGCCCAGCGTCAGGTCGGGGCGGAGACGGATACGCAGGGCTGGCTGCCGATCCCGGTGATCGAATTCGTCGCGCGTGAGCTCGACATGGCGGTGATCCGCGTGCTCGAGGTCGCGACTTTCTACACCATGTTCAATCTGCAACCGGTCGGCAAATATCATGTGCAGGTGTGCGGCACGACGCCGTGCTGGCTGCGCGGATCGGACGAGGTGTTCGCCGCGTGCAAGAACCGCGGCATGGCCAAGGGCAAGACCACGCCCGACGGCTTGTTCACGCTGACCGAGGTCGAGTGCATGGGCAATTGCGCCTCCGCGCCGATGGTCCAGATCAACGACGATAATTTCGAGGATCTGAACTACGACCGCACCGTCGCGATCCTCGACGCGCTGGCGCAGGGCAAGAGCCCCAAGGCGGGCACGCAGGAGCCCGGCCGCCACACCGTCGAGCCGCTTGGCGGCCCGACCACGCTGACCGCAATGGTGTCCGAAAACCACGATTACAGGAGCGAATGGTGA
- a CDS encoding NuoB/complex I 20 kDa subunit family protein, translating to MAGGAIVQPDQSFFNDLNGELNDKGFLVTSTEDLFQWARTGSLWWMTFGLACCAVEMIHVNMPRYDMERFGAAPRASPRQSDVMIVAGTLCNKMAPALRRVYDQMSEPKYVISMGSCANGGGYYHYSYSVVRGCDRIVPVDIYVPGCPPTAEALLYGVMQLQRKIRRIGTVTR from the coding sequence ATGGCGGGCGGCGCGATCGTTCAACCCGATCAGTCGTTCTTCAACGACCTGAATGGCGAGCTCAACGACAAGGGCTTCCTCGTCACCTCGACCGAAGATCTGTTCCAGTGGGCGCGCACCGGCAGCCTGTGGTGGATGACCTTCGGCCTTGCCTGCTGCGCGGTCGAGATGATCCATGTCAATATGCCGCGCTATGACATGGAGCGGTTCGGCGCCGCCCCGCGCGCATCCCCGCGCCAGTCGGACGTGATGATCGTCGCGGGTACGTTGTGCAACAAGATGGCCCCGGCGCTGCGCCGCGTCTACGACCAGATGTCGGAGCCGAAATACGTTATCTCGATGGGCAGCTGCGCCAATGGCGGCGGCTATTATCATTATAGCTACAGCGTCGTGCGCGGGTGTGACCGGATCGTGCCGGTCGACATCTATGTCCCCGGTTGCCCGCCGACTGCCGAGGCTCTGCTGTACGGCGTGATGCAGCTTCAGCGGAAGATCCGCCGCATCGGCACGGTGACGCGGTGA
- a CDS encoding NADH-quinone oxidoreductase subunit C, which produces MKAPAPKYAANDGVIAAAQAALGDMLVEATDLVGEVNLTVDRARLPEAMIALRDGAGLHYQALMEVAGVDYPERAERFDVCYMLLSYTRNHRIRVRVTTDEVQPVPSVTSIWPVAGWLEREVYDMYGVLFEGNSDLRRILTDYGFRGHPQRKDFPLSGFVELRYSEADKRVVYEPVQLAQDFRNFDFMSPWEGAEYILPGDEKYVAPPPPPAPPAPPPAVKVEEKPAAAPAAKGAPTPATADAVAKSDAADKPVKARVRKPKTSDGPQDTGIGKASPGAGPAPANPDVVKKPRKPAKPRAKKGDEA; this is translated from the coding sequence GTGAAGGCCCCGGCTCCGAAATACGCCGCCAATGACGGCGTGATCGCGGCTGCGCAGGCGGCGCTGGGCGACATGCTGGTCGAGGCGACCGATCTGGTCGGTGAGGTCAATCTGACCGTCGATCGCGCGCGGTTGCCGGAGGCGATGATCGCGCTGCGCGACGGCGCGGGGCTGCACTATCAGGCGCTGATGGAGGTTGCCGGGGTCGATTATCCCGAGCGCGCCGAGCGGTTCGACGTCTGCTACATGCTGCTCAGCTACACCCGCAACCACCGCATCCGCGTCCGCGTGACGACGGACGAGGTTCAGCCGGTGCCGTCGGTCACCTCGATCTGGCCGGTCGCCGGCTGGCTCGAGCGCGAAGTGTACGACATGTACGGCGTGCTGTTCGAAGGGAATTCGGACCTGCGCCGCATCCTTACCGATTACGGGTTCCGCGGCCATCCGCAGCGCAAGGACTTCCCGCTCTCCGGGTTTGTCGAGCTGCGTTACTCCGAAGCCGACAAGCGCGTGGTCTATGAGCCGGTTCAGCTGGCGCAGGACTTCCGCAATTTCGACTTCATGAGTCCGTGGGAAGGGGCGGAATATATCCTGCCCGGCGACGAGAAGTACGTCGCGCCGCCACCGCCGCCCGCTCCCCCCGCGCCGCCGCCCGCCGTCAAGGTCGAGGAAAAGCCTGCCGCCGCGCCCGCAGCCAAGGGTGCGCCGACTCCTGCAACCGCCGATGCGGTCGCCAAGTCGGATGCTGCCGACAAGCCGGTCAAGGCGCGCGTGCGCAAGCCCAAGACCAGCGACGGTCCGCAGGACACCGGCATCGGCAAGGCGTCGCCCGGTGCCGGCCCGGCGCCCGCAAATCCCGATGTTGTGAAGAAGCCCCGCAAGCCCGCCAAGCCGCGCGCGAAGAAGGGGGATGAGGCATAA
- a CDS encoding nuclear transport factor 2 family protein: MADTLTLHDAAVSTRIATAHEMIAHYNAQDADAYVALMTDDACEAGYRGAVLREGKEGVRAGLKAMFAQFPHNRADILASYELGETVLLHETVSRAPDGEQFEVMSIYTFSGDKVSRVEFIR; this comes from the coding sequence ATGGCTGACACCCTCACCCTCCACGACGCGGCCGTGAGCACCCGCATCGCGACCGCGCACGAAATGATCGCGCATTACAACGCGCAGGATGCCGACGCCTATGTCGCGCTGATGACCGACGATGCCTGTGAAGCGGGCTATCGCGGTGCGGTGCTGCGTGAAGGCAAGGAAGGCGTCCGCGCGGGGCTGAAGGCGATGTTCGCCCAGTTCCCGCACAACCGCGCCGACATCCTCGCCAGCTATGAGCTGGGCGAGACGGTGCTGCTCCACGAAACGGTCTCGCGCGCGCCCGATGGCGAGCAGTTCGAGGTCATGTCCATCTACACCTTCAGCGGCGACAAGGTGAGCCGCGTGGAGTTCATCCGGTGA
- a CDS encoding NADH-quinone oxidoreductase subunit D yields MAEYLDEIAGRTDAGDPSTGDTAIANYTINFGPQHPAAHGVLRLVTELDGEIIERIDPHVGLLHRGTEKLIEYKTYTQALPYMDRLDYCSPLAMEHSFVLAVEKLLDLEVPVRAQYLRVFFAELTRICNHMLNLGAHVMDVGAMTPNLWMFELREDCLNFFERMSGARMHHNYLRPGGVHQDVPLKLLTDIGDWLDTRLPQLFGDAISLVAENRIFKQRNVDIAIVNRDDAVKWGFSGPMIRAAGIPWDLRKSQPYDVYDRMDFEIPVGTRGDCYDRFMVRVEEVYQSARIMKQCLNDMPSGPIASLDRKVVPPKRAEMKQSMEALIHHFKLYTEGFHVPAGEVYVATESPKGEFGIYMVSDGSNKPYRCKIRPTAFSHLQAMDFMSRGHMLADITAILGAMDIVFGECDR; encoded by the coding sequence ATGGCCGAATATCTCGACGAAATCGCGGGTCGCACCGATGCGGGCGATCCCAGCACGGGCGACACGGCGATCGCCAACTACACGATCAACTTCGGGCCGCAGCACCCGGCGGCGCACGGCGTGTTGCGCCTCGTCACCGAACTGGATGGCGAGATTATCGAGCGGATCGATCCGCATGTCGGCCTGCTCCATCGCGGCACCGAAAAGCTGATCGAGTACAAGACCTATACCCAGGCGCTCCCGTACATGGATCGCCTCGACTATTGCTCGCCGCTGGCGATGGAGCACAGCTTCGTGCTCGCGGTCGAAAAGCTGCTCGACCTGGAAGTACCGGTGCGTGCGCAATATCTGCGCGTGTTCTTTGCCGAGCTGACCCGCATCTGCAACCACATGCTCAACCTCGGCGCGCACGTGATGGACGTCGGCGCGATGACGCCGAACCTGTGGATGTTCGAGCTGCGCGAGGACTGCCTCAATTTCTTCGAGCGCATGTCCGGCGCGCGCATGCACCATAATTACCTGCGTCCCGGCGGCGTGCATCAGGACGTGCCGCTCAAGCTGCTGACCGATATCGGCGACTGGCTCGACACGCGCCTGCCGCAGCTGTTCGGCGACGCGATCAGCCTGGTGGCGGAGAACCGCATCTTCAAGCAGCGCAATGTCGACATCGCGATCGTCAATCGCGACGACGCGGTCAAATGGGGCTTTTCCGGCCCGATGATCCGCGCCGCCGGTATTCCGTGGGATCTGCGCAAGTCGCAGCCCTATGACGTGTATGACCGCATGGATTTCGAAATCCCGGTCGGCACGCGCGGCGATTGCTATGACCGCTTCATGGTCCGCGTCGAGGAAGTGTACCAGTCCGCGCGCATCATGAAGCAGTGCCTGAACGATATGCCGTCGGGCCCGATCGCATCGCTCGACCGCAAGGTGGTGCCGCCCAAGCGCGCCGAGATGAAGCAGTCGATGGAAGCGCTGATCCATCACTTCAAACTCTATACCGAGGGTTTCCACGTCCCCGCAGGCGAAGTGTACGTCGCGACCGAAAGCCCCAAGGGCGAGTTCGGCATCTACATGGTCAGCGACGGGTCGAACAAACCCTATCGCTGCAAAATCCGCCCGACCGCATTCAGCCACTTGCAGGCAATGGACTTCATGTCGCGCGGGCACATGTTGGCGGACATCACCGCGATTCTGGGCGCGATGGATATCGTGTTCGGGGAGTGTGACCGGTGA
- the ndhC gene encoding NADH-quinone oxidoreductase subunit A codes for MVDLSEYLPILLFLGVALVLSSAFVFLPMIAARFTGAHQPTPEKLTEYECGFPAFEDPRSQFDVRFYLVAILFIIFDLEAAFLFPWAVTVFDLGWAAWISMMIFIAELGLGLAYAWKVGALDWE; via the coding sequence TTGGTCGACCTGTCCGAATATCTGCCGATCCTGCTGTTCCTGGGTGTGGCGCTGGTGCTGTCGAGCGCCTTCGTCTTTCTGCCCATGATCGCGGCCCGCTTCACCGGCGCGCATCAGCCGACGCCCGAAAAGCTCACCGAATATGAATGCGGCTTCCCCGCGTTCGAGGATCCGCGCAGCCAGTTCGACGTGCGCTTTTACCTCGTCGCGATCCTGTTCATCATCTTCGATCTTGAAGCGGCGTTCCTGTTCCCCTGGGCGGTGACGGTGTTCGATCTTGGGTGGGCTGCGTGGATTTCCATGATGATCTTCATCGCCGAACTCGGCCTGGGCCTCGCTTATGCGTGGAAGGTCGGGGCGCTGGATTGGGAATGA
- the efp gene encoding elongation factor P, translating into MKISGVDIRPGNIIEYENGIWRAVKIQHTQPGKGGAYMQVELKNLRDGRKNNVRFRSAETVERVRLDTKDFQFLYPEGDGLVFMDKETYDQVTLPRDLLGDAAAFLQDGMDVVMELYDEEAISVQLPDTIEATIVEADAVVKGQTASSSYKPAILDNGVRIMVPPHIASGTRIVVDVYEQTYVRRAD; encoded by the coding sequence ATGAAGATCAGCGGCGTGGACATCCGTCCCGGCAACATCATCGAATATGAAAACGGCATCTGGCGCGCGGTGAAAATCCAGCACACCCAGCCGGGCAAGGGCGGCGCCTATATGCAGGTCGAGCTCAAGAACCTGCGCGACGGGCGCAAGAACAACGTCCGCTTCCGCTCCGCCGAGACGGTCGAGCGCGTGCGCCTCGACACCAAGGATTTCCAGTTCCTCTACCCCGAGGGCGACGGCCTCGTCTTCATGGACAAGGAAACCTATGATCAGGTGACGCTGCCCCGCGACCTGCTCGGCGACGCTGCGGCGTTTCTGCAGGACGGAATGGACGTCGTCATGGAGCTGTATGACGAGGAAGCGATCAGCGTCCAGCTGCCCGACACCATCGAAGCGACGATCGTCGAGGCCGACGCGGTGGTGAAGGGGCAGACGGCATCGTCGTCCTACAAGCCCGCGATCCTCGACAATGGCGTGCGCATCATGGTCCCGCCGCACATCGCGAGCGGCACGCGCATCGTCGTCGATGTGTACGAGCAGACCTACGTCCGCCGGGCGGACTAA